Proteins encoded by one window of Euzebya rosea:
- a CDS encoding glycosyltransferase family 2 protein: MFQPRPPDAQSPHPGEWPTISVVVPTVNEAANLPYVLPRIPDWVHEVILVDGESTDGTVDVARVLLPSLRVIEQPRNGKGQALIAGITASTGEVVVTLDADGSADPAEIPAFVGALLSGADFAKGTRFVQGGGTTDMEWYRSTGNHGLKLLARALFGVRFSDLCYGYNAFWRDRVHQLALDCDGFEIETLMALRAVKAHHRITEVASFESPRVHGRSNLRTFRDGFRVLRTIVREWRLDMPVPPATVATEPDRVIVLDDVTLSAAS; encoded by the coding sequence ATGTTCCAGCCACGCCCCCCAGACGCGCAGTCCCCGCATCCCGGCGAGTGGCCGACGATCTCGGTCGTCGTGCCCACGGTGAACGAGGCCGCCAACCTGCCGTACGTGCTGCCGCGGATCCCCGACTGGGTCCACGAGGTCATCCTCGTCGACGGGGAGTCGACGGACGGCACCGTGGACGTCGCACGGGTACTCCTGCCATCACTGCGAGTGATCGAGCAGCCGCGGAACGGCAAGGGGCAGGCGCTCATAGCGGGGATCACCGCCTCGACCGGCGAGGTGGTCGTCACCCTCGACGCCGACGGGTCCGCTGACCCTGCGGAGATCCCGGCGTTCGTGGGGGCGCTGCTGTCGGGCGCGGACTTCGCCAAGGGCACGCGGTTCGTCCAGGGCGGCGGGACGACCGACATGGAGTGGTACCGCAGCACCGGCAACCACGGGCTCAAGCTGCTGGCCCGCGCGCTGTTCGGCGTCCGGTTCAGCGACCTGTGCTACGGCTACAACGCCTTCTGGCGTGACCGTGTGCACCAGCTGGCGCTGGACTGCGACGGGTTCGAGATCGAGACGCTGATGGCGCTTCGCGCGGTCAAGGCACACCATCGCATCACCGAGGTGGCGTCGTTCGAGTCGCCCAGGGTCCACGGCCGCAGCAACCTGCGGACCTTCCGGGACGGGTTCCGGGTCCTGCGGACGATCGTGCGGGAGTGGCGGCTGGACATGCCCGTCCCGCCTGCAACCGTCGCGACGGAGCCCGACAGGGTCATCGTGCTCGACGACGTCACGCTGTCGGCGGCGTCGTGA